From Streptomyces sp. NBC_00775, one genomic window encodes:
- a CDS encoding NAD(P)/FAD-dependent oxidoreductase codes for MKPTGNSEPQKKTAWEKRTEPESATELEKQTYDVAILGSGVAGSLLGAILARNGAKVLLLDAGSHPRFAIGESTIPFTLVSLRTLAERYDVPEIAALASFTDTTRTIGPRFGVKRHFGFLLHHEGAPQNPREVNEFNTPPQLLHEAAHLFRQDTDSYLFQVAVKYGCKARQNFFVTDIDFDGSGVTLAGKDGEYRARYLVDASGFRSPVADKFGLREDPCRFKHHSRSIWNHVVDLTPTDRLFDHLPDSQRPPVPWYEGTVHHMFDRGWAWVIGFNNNKWSKNPLCSVGMTVDPRRFPKPEGVGPEEDFHRLAAPFPDIVRQFEGMKAVREWTSTGRLQYSSKQTAGDRWFLLSHAAGFLDPLFSRGLSNTTEALNVLAWRLLSAVKDDDFSGERFAPVDRLQQSLFDYNDSLVNSAFISWCDYDLWSAVFRIWAWGANAGVYRMQTALTKFRKDGRDRHFVDLEDVPYPGLYWPDHDGFAELYETMVKQCEAVEAGAVSAPDAADLLYERLLAADFVPKHFGYAEREVRFINPSPKTLLKMLRWAATEADPVVRRLVLGNGREAVKARLRGTKLF; via the coding sequence GTGAAACCAACGGGCAACTCTGAGCCGCAGAAGAAGACCGCATGGGAGAAGAGGACCGAACCGGAGAGCGCGACCGAGCTGGAGAAGCAGACCTACGACGTCGCGATCCTCGGATCGGGCGTCGCCGGATCCCTGCTCGGGGCGATCCTGGCGCGGAACGGGGCCAAAGTCCTGCTGCTGGACGCCGGTTCGCATCCGCGGTTCGCGATCGGCGAGTCGACGATCCCGTTCACCCTGGTGTCGCTGCGTACCCTCGCGGAGCGCTACGACGTGCCGGAGATCGCCGCGCTCGCCTCGTTCACCGACACCACCCGGACGATCGGGCCGCGCTTCGGCGTCAAACGGCACTTCGGGTTCCTGCTCCACCACGAGGGTGCCCCGCAGAACCCCCGCGAGGTCAACGAGTTCAACACCCCGCCCCAACTGCTGCACGAGGCAGCCCACTTGTTCCGCCAGGACACCGACTCGTACCTCTTCCAGGTGGCGGTCAAGTACGGCTGCAAGGCCCGGCAGAACTTCTTCGTCACCGACATCGACTTCGACGGCTCGGGTGTCACCCTGGCCGGGAAGGACGGCGAGTACCGGGCCCGCTATCTGGTCGACGCGAGCGGATTCCGTTCCCCGGTCGCGGACAAGTTCGGTCTGCGGGAGGACCCCTGCCGCTTCAAGCACCACTCCCGCTCGATCTGGAACCACGTCGTCGACCTGACCCCGACCGACCGGCTCTTCGACCACCTCCCGGACAGCCAGCGGCCGCCCGTGCCCTGGTACGAGGGCACCGTCCACCACATGTTCGACCGGGGCTGGGCCTGGGTGATCGGCTTCAACAACAACAAGTGGTCCAAGAACCCGCTGTGCAGCGTCGGCATGACGGTCGACCCGCGCCGCTTCCCCAAGCCGGAAGGGGTGGGCCCGGAGGAGGACTTCCACCGGCTCGCCGCGCCCTTCCCGGACATCGTCCGGCAGTTCGAGGGCATGAAGGCGGTACGGGAGTGGACCTCGACCGGACGCCTCCAGTACTCCTCCAAGCAGACCGCGGGCGACCGCTGGTTCCTGCTCTCGCACGCGGCCGGCTTCCTCGACCCGCTCTTCTCGCGCGGCCTGTCCAACACGACCGAGGCCCTGAACGTGCTGGCCTGGCGGCTGCTGAGCGCGGTCAAGGACGACGACTTCTCCGGTGAACGGTTCGCGCCGGTGGACCGGCTCCAGCAGTCGCTGTTCGACTACAACGACTCGCTGGTCAACTCGGCCTTCATCTCCTGGTGCGACTACGACCTGTGGAGCGCGGTCTTCAGGATCTGGGCCTGGGGCGCCAACGCGGGCGTGTACCGGATGCAGACCGCGCTCACCAAGTTCCGCAAGGACGGCCGCGACCGCCACTTCGTGGACCTGGAGGACGTCCCGTACCCCGGCCTGTACTGGCCCGACCACGACGGCTTCGCCGAGCTGTACGAGACGATGGTCAAGCAGTGCGAGGCCGTTGAGGCCGGTGCCGTGAGCGCCCCGGATGCGGCGGACCTGCTGTACGAAAGGCTGCTGGCGGCCGACTTCGTGCCCAAGCACTTCGGATACGCCGAGCGCGAGGTGCGCTTCATCAATCCCAGCCCCAAGACCCTCCTGAAGATGCTCCGTTGGGCCGCCACGGAGGCGGACCCCGTCGTGCGCCGGCTGGTCCTGGGCAACGGGCGCGAGGCGGTCAAGGCGAGGCTCAGGGGCACCAAACTGTTCTGA
- a CDS encoding NAD(P)/FAD-dependent oxidoreductase produces the protein MRHVDVTGKDSSRTVYDVAVIGGGFAGSLLAAVLARNGVRTLLVEEEAGPRFSVGESMVPYTAALARVVARRYRVPEVEHLTRLKAVQGKVSANCGVMRNMGFVHHRERLRQHPGEIYQVVNPSVVPPVPHLFRQDVDAYLLGVARQYGADVCTGSRVDGVDVDPDVGVSLRTGSGDEFAARYVVDAGGHRASPTGGLGLREEPSRARHHSRTLFTHMTGVTPYDETPAGRLHDQPSPWHQGTLHHVFDGGWLWVIPFDNQPRSANSRCSVGLTLDPRRHPVSGLSPQEEFDAFLRRFPDVAGQFTHAVPSRPWTSTGRLQYSSQRVVGDRFCLVAHAAGFVDPLYSRGLAHSLEVVNALGRRLIDAARDGDWSTERFQYVEDLQQALFDAHDDLAYASFVSFRDFELFNAVVRTWTVSTVLGALAVENACAAYGRSGDDSVFRDLEDTRHPGSPLPGSAHYNGLGPLTRTLCEEVEAGARTSRSAAERIFDAIRQADYLPPSLGLGDPADRFFHNTPARIVRAARWVRADAPDEVGALLKGAMGGLIRERLRGARRPH, from the coding sequence GTGAGGCACGTGGACGTGACCGGCAAGGACAGTTCGCGCACGGTGTACGACGTGGCCGTGATCGGTGGCGGGTTCGCGGGTTCGCTGCTCGCGGCGGTGCTCGCACGGAACGGGGTGCGGACGCTTCTCGTCGAGGAGGAGGCGGGACCGCGCTTCTCGGTGGGCGAGTCGATGGTTCCGTACACCGCGGCACTCGCCCGCGTGGTCGCCCGGCGTTACCGCGTGCCCGAGGTCGAACACCTCACCCGTCTCAAGGCGGTTCAGGGCAAGGTGTCGGCCAACTGCGGAGTGATGCGGAACATGGGGTTCGTCCACCATCGCGAGCGGCTGCGCCAGCACCCGGGGGAGATCTACCAGGTCGTCAACCCCTCGGTCGTACCGCCCGTGCCCCACCTCTTTCGGCAGGACGTCGACGCCTATTTGCTGGGCGTCGCACGGCAGTACGGGGCCGACGTGTGCACGGGCTCCCGGGTGGACGGGGTGGATGTCGACCCGGACGTCGGAGTGAGCCTGCGCACCGGGAGCGGTGACGAGTTCGCCGCGCGGTACGTGGTCGACGCGGGCGGTCATCGGGCCTCGCCGACAGGGGGGTTGGGGCTGCGGGAGGAGCCGAGCCGGGCCCGGCACCACTCCCGCACGCTCTTCACCCACATGACGGGCGTGACCCCGTACGACGAGACACCGGCCGGGCGGCTGCACGACCAGCCCAGCCCCTGGCATCAGGGCACCCTGCACCATGTCTTCGACGGCGGCTGGCTGTGGGTCATCCCCTTTGACAACCAGCCACGCTCCGCCAACAGCCGGTGCAGTGTCGGCCTCACCCTGGACCCGCGCAGGCACCCCGTCTCCGGACTGTCGCCGCAGGAGGAGTTCGATGCGTTCCTCCGCCGATTCCCCGATGTGGCAGGGCAGTTCACGCACGCCGTGCCGTCCCGGCCCTGGACCTCGACCGGGCGGCTGCAGTACTCCTCGCAGCGCGTCGTGGGCGACCGGTTCTGCCTGGTCGCCCACGCCGCCGGTTTCGTCGATCCGCTCTACTCGCGCGGTCTCGCCCACAGCCTTGAGGTCGTCAACGCGCTCGGCCGACGCCTGATCGACGCGGCGCGCGACGGCGACTGGTCCACCGAGCGTTTCCAGTACGTCGAGGACCTCCAGCAGGCCCTTTTCGACGCGCACGACGATCTGGCGTACGCGTCCTTCGTGTCCTTCCGCGACTTCGAGCTGTTCAACGCCGTCGTACGGACCTGGACGGTGAGCACCGTGCTCGGCGCGCTCGCCGTGGAGAACGCCTGTGCCGCGTACGGCCGGAGCGGCGACGACTCCGTCTTCCGGGATCTGGAGGACACCCGGCACCCCGGATCGCCGCTCCCCGGGAGCGCGCACTACAACGGCCTCGGGCCGCTGACCCGGACCCTGTGCGAGGAGGTGGAGGCCGGCGCGCGCACGTCACGGTCGGCGGCCGAGCGCATCTTCGACGCCATCCGGCAGGCGGATTACCTTCCGCCGTCCCTCGGCCTGGGGGACCCGGCCGACCGGTTCTTCCACAACACTCCCGCGCGCATCGTGCGGGCCGCCAGGTGGGTTCGCGCCGACGCTCCCGACGAGGTCGGCGCCCTGCTGAAGGGGGCCATGGGCGGGCTGATCAGGGAACGTCTGCGCGGCGCGCGCCGCCCTCACTGA
- a CDS encoding polysaccharide deacetylase family protein, producing the protein MPTQIKNMPTQIKKTKRPAARLRAAAVISAAVALALPLTGCTTLHTTAPSAARAQAAAGAQAKFGTVDCRKAKCIALTFDAGPSEHSAKLLDILKEKQVPATFFLLGKRHIEKYPELVKRMAAEGHEVASHTWDHKILTRITPEQIREELKKPNDAIEKLTGHKPTLMRPPQGRTNDTVHKISRELGLAEVLWSVTAKDYQTSDPKLIQKRVLEQSSRDGIILLHDLYPGTVPAVPGIIDALKKRGYVFVTVPQLLAPAKAKPGTVYRP; encoded by the coding sequence ATGCCTACTCAGATCAAGAACATGCCTACGCAGATCAAGAAGACGAAAAGACCGGCGGCCAGGTTGCGTGCGGCGGCGGTGATCTCCGCGGCCGTCGCGCTGGCCCTGCCCCTGACGGGGTGCACGACCCTCCACACCACCGCGCCGAGCGCCGCTCGCGCGCAGGCCGCGGCCGGTGCGCAGGCGAAGTTCGGGACCGTGGACTGCCGGAAGGCCAAGTGCATCGCGCTGACCTTCGACGCCGGGCCGAGCGAGCACTCGGCCAAGCTGCTCGACATCCTCAAGGAGAAGCAGGTCCCGGCGACCTTCTTCCTGCTCGGCAAGCGGCACATCGAGAAGTACCCCGAGCTGGTCAAGCGCATGGCCGCCGAGGGGCACGAGGTGGCCAGCCACACCTGGGACCACAAGATACTGACGCGGATCACGCCGGAGCAGATACGCGAGGAGCTCAAGAAGCCCAACGACGCGATAGAGAAGCTCACCGGGCACAAGCCGACGCTGATGCGACCGCCGCAGGGGCGGACCAACGACACGGTGCACAAGATCAGCCGCGAGCTCGGGCTCGCGGAGGTCCTGTGGAGCGTGACCGCCAAGGACTACCAGACGAGCGACCCCAAGCTGATACAGAAGCGCGTCCTGGAGCAGTCGTCCCGCGACGGCATCATCCTGCTGCACGACCTCTACCCGGGCACCGTGCCCGCGGTGCCCGGGATCATCGACGCGCTGAAGAAGCGCGGGTACGTGTTCGTGACGGTGCCGCAGCTGCTGGCGCCGGCGAAGGCCAAGCCCGGTACGGTGTACCGCCCCTGA
- a CDS encoding cytochrome P450 family protein, with the protein MPDQPYVIDPAGADLHGEADRLRERGAVALIELPGGIRAWAPTQYEILRQLLADDRVSKDPNQHWPAWIDGQYRESWITLWVGVTNMFTAYGANHRRLRKLVSPAFTKRRTDALKPRVEELAATLLDRMAEAPGGRVDLRSAYAHPLPMRVICELFGLPEDKRADIARLIEANMDTTITPEQAMATYREIHELLGGLVALKREQPGDDMTTALIAARDEEGSRLTEPELIDTLLLVIGAGHETTVNLIGNAVHALLSHPGQLARVLGGEIPWSDVIEETLRWAPSIANLPLRYAVEDIKLPDGSLIPRGDAILATYAAAGRDPLRHGESAARFDIARADKEHLAFGHGVHYCIGAPLARLEASVALPALFERFPGLSLDTSEGPARLAESFIGHGYRTLPVRLG; encoded by the coding sequence GTGCCGGACCAGCCCTACGTCATCGACCCCGCAGGCGCCGACCTTCACGGGGAGGCGGACCGGCTGCGCGAGCGCGGCGCCGTCGCCCTCATCGAACTCCCGGGCGGGATACGGGCCTGGGCCCCCACCCAGTACGAGATCCTCAGGCAACTCCTCGCCGACGACCGGGTCTCCAAGGACCCGAACCAGCACTGGCCCGCGTGGATCGACGGCCAGTACCGCGAGAGCTGGATCACTCTCTGGGTCGGTGTGACCAACATGTTCACCGCGTACGGCGCCAACCACCGCAGGCTGCGCAAGCTCGTCTCGCCCGCGTTCACGAAACGCCGTACGGACGCCCTGAAGCCCCGTGTCGAAGAACTCGCCGCCACCCTCCTCGACCGCATGGCCGAGGCGCCCGGCGGGCGGGTCGATCTGCGGTCCGCGTACGCGCACCCGCTTCCGATGCGGGTGATCTGCGAGCTGTTCGGCCTGCCCGAGGACAAGCGGGCCGACATCGCGCGGCTCATCGAGGCCAACATGGACACCACCATCACCCCCGAACAGGCCATGGCCACCTACCGGGAGATTCACGAACTGCTCGGCGGACTCGTCGCGTTGAAGCGCGAGCAGCCCGGTGACGACATGACGACCGCCCTGATCGCCGCCCGCGACGAGGAGGGCTCCCGGCTCACCGAGCCCGAACTGATCGACACGCTCCTCCTTGTCATCGGCGCGGGTCACGAGACGACCGTGAACCTGATCGGCAACGCGGTGCACGCCCTGCTGAGCCACCCCGGCCAGCTCGCCCGCGTCCTCGGCGGCGAGATCCCCTGGAGCGACGTCATCGAGGAGACCCTGCGCTGGGCCCCCTCGATCGCCAACCTTCCGCTGCGGTACGCCGTCGAGGACATCAAGCTCCCCGACGGCTCGCTGATCCCGCGGGGCGACGCGATCCTGGCGACGTACGCGGCGGCCGGCCGCGACCCCCTTCGGCACGGTGAGAGCGCGGCCCGCTTCGACATCGCCCGCGCCGACAAGGAGCACCTCGCCTTCGGCCACGGCGTCCACTACTGCATCGGCGCCCCGCTGGCCCGCCTGGAGGCGTCCGTCGCGCTCCCGGCCCTCTTCGAGCGCTTCCCCGGGCTGAGCCTCGACACCTCCGAAGGGCCGGCCCGGCTCGCGGAGTCGTTCATCGGCCACGGCTACCGGACACTGCCGGTCCGGCTCGGCTGA
- a CDS encoding cytochrome P450: MDDQLHGRLDELQRDPYPHYTRARRAEGLVHVPELDAWLVARDADVREVLRRPEDFSSANALTPDVFPSPAALAVLGGGFGGRPVVVTSDGARHQELRAPIVRGLSPARVAAALPYAAERAAALVDAFAKDGHVELMSAYARRLPGEVIGRIVGFDPQDVPAVVHGGHRAEELLFRPLDEDGQVAAAQDVVTMQHILDALIRERRDRPGADLADELIHSLAPGDGELTLDQRHELVAHLQNLLIAGHLTTTALIGSTVLHLLRHPRQWELLCAEPDRIPAAVEEAARYDTALQGFRRVTTRAVTLAGTELPAGSAVFVAFGAAGRDGARHPRPDEFDITRAPGRHLAFGFGVHSCPGSQLAREQLRITLEVLTHRLPGLRLSGDHSPVIMRPTMIHRSPEALHLAW; this comes from the coding sequence GTGGACGATCAACTGCACGGCAGGCTCGACGAGTTGCAGCGTGATCCCTACCCGCACTACACGCGGGCACGGCGGGCCGAGGGGCTCGTTCACGTGCCCGAGCTGGACGCCTGGCTGGTGGCCCGGGACGCGGACGTACGCGAGGTGCTGCGGCGGCCGGAGGACTTCTCGTCGGCCAACGCGCTCACGCCCGACGTGTTCCCGTCGCCCGCCGCGCTGGCCGTGCTGGGCGGCGGATTCGGCGGCCGTCCGGTCGTCGTCACCTCCGACGGGGCCCGGCACCAGGAGCTGCGCGCCCCGATCGTCCGGGGCCTGTCGCCCGCGCGGGTCGCGGCGGCCCTCCCGTACGCCGCCGAGCGCGCCGCAGCCCTCGTTGACGCCTTCGCCAAGGACGGCCACGTCGAGCTGATGTCCGCGTACGCGCGGCGGTTACCGGGCGAGGTCATCGGGCGGATCGTCGGGTTCGACCCCCAAGACGTACCCGCCGTCGTCCACGGCGGCCACCGCGCCGAAGAGCTGCTGTTCCGCCCGCTGGACGAGGACGGGCAAGTGGCCGCCGCCCAGGACGTCGTGACGATGCAGCACATCCTCGACGCGCTCATACGCGAGCGGCGCGACCGTCCGGGTGCGGATCTCGCCGACGAACTCATCCACTCCCTCGCCCCCGGTGACGGTGAGCTGACGCTCGATCAGCGACACGAACTCGTCGCGCATCTGCAGAACCTGCTCATCGCGGGCCATCTGACCACCACCGCGCTCATCGGCAGCACGGTGCTGCACCTGCTGCGCCATCCGCGCCAGTGGGAGCTCCTGTGCGCGGAACCCGACCGCATTCCGGCGGCCGTCGAAGAGGCCGCGCGCTACGACACGGCACTGCAGGGCTTCCGGCGCGTTACCACCCGAGCCGTGACCCTGGCGGGCACCGAACTCCCGGCGGGCTCCGCCGTGTTCGTCGCCTTCGGCGCGGCGGGCCGGGACGGGGCGCGCCACCCGCGGCCCGACGAGTTCGACATCACCCGGGCCCCCGGCCGCCATCTCGCCTTCGGTTTCGGCGTGCACAGCTGCCCCGGATCACAGCTCGCGCGCGAGCAACTCCGCATCACGCTAGAGGTGTTGACACACCGGCTGCCAGGACTGCGGCTTTCCGGGGACCACTCCCCGGTTATCATGCGTCCCACGATGATCCACCGATCGCCCGAGGCGCTGCACCTCGCCTGGTGA
- a CDS encoding DUF2278 family protein, translating to MPLKAYGVLVTRAVDTRREGSADSPHYQIHLTDDQGTHYRASVNVKSQERPSELLYLVNDDFQHPVTAHLEGLASGWNTLPPGPGGPNLDFVRGNLFDPAKMRTLPPDVQGPDNDLADLLDHYVRRAVDDPAARLYVFGERFGPEPGVRDKVFGFLPGNGVHDIHMNQGNSARFQDDDGVWQDGGLLIHFPAQSRWVGVFLAFQSQSWHTDDVTGHTIVPDGGGSRPEPGSQPVRIVAALVNPRGPAPESENVTLINASPDPVDLTGWRIADRLGHTCPVPAGQLAPGASLSASLADGVQLGNSGGQITLLGADGLKVHGVSYTAQQAAREGWTVVF from the coding sequence ATGCCGCTGAAGGCGTACGGCGTACTGGTCACACGGGCGGTCGACACCCGCCGGGAGGGCTCCGCCGACAGCCCGCACTACCAGATCCATCTGACGGACGACCAGGGGACGCACTACCGGGCGTCGGTCAACGTGAAGTCGCAGGAGCGGCCGTCCGAGCTGCTCTATCTCGTCAACGACGACTTCCAGCACCCGGTCACCGCGCACCTGGAGGGTCTGGCCTCCGGCTGGAACACGCTGCCGCCCGGACCCGGCGGCCCGAACCTCGACTTCGTGCGGGGCAACCTCTTCGACCCGGCGAAGATGCGCACGCTGCCACCGGACGTGCAGGGTCCCGACAACGACCTGGCGGATCTGCTCGACCACTACGTACGGCGCGCGGTCGACGACCCGGCCGCCAGGCTGTACGTCTTCGGTGAGCGCTTCGGCCCGGAGCCGGGCGTCCGGGACAAGGTCTTCGGGTTCCTGCCCGGCAACGGCGTGCACGACATCCATATGAACCAGGGCAACAGCGCCCGCTTCCAGGACGACGACGGCGTCTGGCAGGACGGCGGACTACTGATCCACTTCCCGGCCCAGTCGCGCTGGGTCGGCGTCTTCCTCGCCTTCCAGAGCCAGTCCTGGCACACGGACGACGTCACCGGACACACCATCGTCCCGGACGGCGGCGGCTCCCGCCCGGAACCGGGCAGCCAGCCGGTGCGTATCGTCGCGGCCCTCGTCAATCCCCGGGGCCCGGCGCCCGAATCCGAGAACGTCACGCTGATCAACGCCTCACCCGACCCGGTCGACCTCACGGGCTGGCGCATCGCCGACCGCCTGGGCCACACCTGCCCGGTGCCCGCCGGACAGCTCGCCCCCGGTGCCAGCCTGTCGGCCTCCCTGGCGGATGGCGTCCAACTGGGCAACAGCGGCGGCCAGATCACCCTGCTCGGCGCCGACGGCCTGAAGGTGCACGGCGTCTCGTACACCGCCCAGCAGGCCGCCCGCGAGGGCTGGACCGTCGTGTTCTGA
- a CDS encoding SRPBCC family protein yields the protein MVLFLLQRASPLPVDRSWRRLTDWPRHADVVPLTRVTVLTPPPTQVGTAFVARSGVGPVAFDDPMEVVTWQPPRDGGPGRCRLVKHGTFVTGWAEIEVRPVDGGGSRVVWREDLRVRWLPGVADRPLRWVARWMFGRAVEGLLRGDGGEGDV from the coding sequence GTGGTCCTCTTCCTGCTGCAACGCGCGTCTCCCCTGCCCGTCGACCGGAGCTGGCGGCGCCTCACCGACTGGCCCCGGCACGCGGACGTCGTCCCCCTGACCCGGGTTACGGTGCTCACCCCGCCGCCGACACAGGTGGGCACCGCCTTCGTGGCGCGATCGGGGGTGGGGCCCGTGGCGTTCGACGACCCGATGGAGGTCGTCACATGGCAGCCGCCGCGGGACGGCGGCCCGGGTCGGTGCCGGCTGGTCAAGCACGGCACGTTCGTCACGGGGTGGGCCGAGATCGAGGTGCGGCCGGTGGACGGCGGGGGCTCACGGGTGGTGTGGCGGGAGGACTTGAGGGTGCGGTGGCTGCCCGGGGTCGCCGATCGGCCGCTGCGGTGGGTGGCGCGGTGGATGTTCGGGCGGGCGGTGGAGGGGTTGCTGCGAGGTGACGGCGGAGAGGGGGACGTCTGA
- a CDS encoding glycoside hydrolase family 6 protein codes for MRRTSTWLAALSVGLASLFVAPSAHAADSVDRGPSLYVPDANPAAYDQALELARAGQFLDAAGVLAMVNTPQAVWFGDQSPAQVERLIREVVRDADKEDAIPVLALYNIPGRDCSNYSAGGAADTAEYKEWIDAVARGIGGRDALVTLEPDALALLPSDCGQDDAQGTKTAARYAEVNYAVDKLEPLAGTRVYLDTGHSGWHTVNSIVPRLIKGGVARASGFYTNASNYNTDDANSWYGKLISSCLAYVDGGGDVAECPHQWWPRADAQAWLDTHVKTPPSRMKHFVTDSSRNGQGPWTPPAGKYTDAQDWCNPPNRGLGARPTLRTGDPLQDARLWIKTPGESDGLCLRGTAGPEDPERGTVDPDAGDWFPEQALELVRFASPPILR; via the coding sequence ATGAGACGTACCTCAACATGGCTTGCCGCCCTGTCCGTCGGGCTGGCGTCCCTCTTCGTCGCACCATCGGCGCACGCCGCGGATTCGGTGGACCGCGGCCCCTCGCTGTATGTCCCCGACGCCAACCCGGCGGCGTACGACCAGGCCCTGGAACTCGCCCGGGCCGGCCAATTCCTCGACGCGGCGGGCGTCCTGGCCATGGTGAACACCCCGCAGGCCGTGTGGTTCGGGGATCAGAGCCCCGCCCAGGTGGAGCGGCTGATCCGCGAAGTCGTGCGGGACGCGGACAAGGAGGACGCGATCCCCGTGCTCGCGCTGTACAACATCCCCGGCCGCGACTGCTCCAACTACTCCGCGGGCGGCGCCGCCGACACGGCGGAGTACAAGGAGTGGATCGATGCCGTGGCGCGGGGGATAGGAGGGCGTGACGCGCTCGTCACCCTTGAGCCCGATGCCCTCGCGCTGCTGCCGTCCGACTGCGGGCAGGACGACGCGCAGGGGACGAAGACCGCCGCGCGGTACGCGGAGGTCAACTACGCGGTGGACAAGCTGGAGCCGCTGGCCGGGACCCGGGTCTATCTCGACACCGGTCACTCGGGCTGGCACACCGTCAACTCCATCGTGCCGCGGCTGATCAAGGGCGGCGTGGCGCGTGCCTCCGGCTTCTACACCAACGCCTCGAACTACAACACCGACGACGCCAACTCCTGGTACGGCAAGCTGATCTCATCGTGTCTGGCGTATGTGGACGGAGGCGGTGACGTCGCCGAGTGTCCGCATCAGTGGTGGCCACGGGCCGACGCGCAGGCCTGGCTCGACACGCATGTGAAGACGCCCCCGTCGCGGATGAAGCACTTCGTCACCGACTCCAGCCGTAACGGACAGGGGCCCTGGACTCCGCCCGCCGGCAAGTACACCGACGCGCAGGACTGGTGCAATCCGCCGAACCGGGGCCTCGGTGCCCGCCCGACCCTGCGCACCGGGGACCCGTTGCAGGACGCCCGGCTGTGGATCAAGACGCCCGGCGAGTCGGACGGGCTGTGTCTGCGCGGTACCGCGGGGCCCGAGGACCCGGAGCGCGGGACGGTCGACCCGGACGCGGGGGACTGGTTCCCCGAACAGGCCCTGGAACTGGTCCGGTTCGCCAGTCCGCCGATCCTGCGCTGA
- a CDS encoding XdhC/CoxI family protein, with amino-acid sequence MLDIAEELHRWVEQGRDFAVATVVAVGGSAPRQPGAALAVDSDGTAIGSVSGGCVEGAVYELCQQALEDGETVLERFGYSDDDAFAVGLTCGGIIDILVTPVRSGDLARPVLATALAAASGGEAAAVARIVSGPGELMGRALVVRPDGSCDGGFGAHPELDRTVASEAAAFLDTGRTGTLEIGEQGSRCGAPLTVLVESSVPPPRMIVFGAIDFASALVRIGKFLGYRVTVCDARPVFATAARFPDADEIVVEWPHKYLERTETDSRTVLCVLTHDAKFDVPLLQLALRLPVAYVGAMGSRRTHLDRNDRLREVGVTELELARLRSPIGLDLGARTPEETALSIASEIVANRRGGSGVSLTGAHTPIHHEGASASVGRIGSVA; translated from the coding sequence ATGCTGGACATCGCCGAAGAGCTGCACCGGTGGGTCGAGCAGGGACGCGACTTCGCCGTGGCCACCGTGGTGGCCGTCGGCGGCAGCGCGCCCCGCCAGCCGGGCGCCGCCCTCGCCGTCGACTCCGACGGCACGGCGATCGGCTCGGTCTCCGGCGGTTGCGTGGAGGGCGCGGTCTACGAACTCTGCCAACAGGCGCTGGAGGACGGCGAAACCGTCCTGGAGCGCTTCGGCTACAGCGATGACGACGCTTTCGCGGTCGGCCTGACCTGCGGTGGCATCATCGACATCCTGGTCACCCCGGTCCGTTCCGGCGACCTCGCCCGCCCGGTGCTCGCGACGGCGCTGGCCGCCGCGTCGGGCGGCGAGGCGGCGGCCGTCGCACGGATAGTCTCGGGCCCGGGGGAGCTGATGGGCCGCGCCCTCGTCGTACGCCCCGACGGCTCGTGCGACGGCGGCTTCGGCGCCCACCCCGAACTGGACCGCACGGTGGCGAGCGAGGCAGCCGCCTTCCTCGACACGGGCCGCACCGGCACCCTGGAGATCGGAGAGCAGGGCTCTCGTTGCGGAGCACCGCTCACGGTGCTGGTGGAGTCCTCGGTTCCGCCCCCGCGCATGATCGTCTTCGGCGCGATCGACTTCGCCTCGGCACTGGTCCGCATCGGCAAGTTCCTGGGCTACCGCGTCACGGTCTGCGACGCCCGCCCGGTCTTCGCCACGGCGGCCCGCTTCCCGGACGCGGACGAGATCGTCGTCGAGTGGCCGCACAAGTACCTGGAGCGCACGGAGACCGACTCGCGGACGGTGCTCTGCGTCCTGACCCACGACGCCAAGTTCGACGTACCTCTGCTCCAGCTCGCGCTGCGGCTTCCGGTGGCGTACGTGGGTGCGATGGGGTCGCGCCGGACACACCTCGACCGGAACGACCGGCTGCGTGAAGTCGGCGTCACCGAGCTGGAGCTGGCGCGGCTGCGCTCGCCCATCGGCCTCGACCTCGGCGCCCGGACGCCCGAGGAGACGGCGCTGTCGATCGCCTCGGAGATCGTCGCCAACCGGCGCGGGGGGAGCGGGGTCTCGCTCACGGGCGCGCACACCCCGATCCACCACGAGGGGGCGTCGGCGTCCGTGGGGCGGATCGGGTCGGTGGCCTGA